A region of the Desulfovibrio litoralis DSM 11393 genome:
TATTTGGTTCGTTTAGGTTGGTCGCACGGAGATCAAGAGCTTTTTAATACTCAAGAATTAATAGAACTGTTTACAACAGACCACTTAAATAATTCTGCCGCCGGTTTTGACCCTGAAAAATTGCTTTGGATTAACGCTCAACATTTACGCTCAAAAAGCCCCGAAGAATTATATCCTTTATTGGAAGAATTTTTAAATAAGCTTGGGTTGAATACTTTTGATAAAGAGCTTATACTAAGGTTAATTCCTCTGTATCAACCAAGGGTAAATACGCTTGTGGAGCTAGCGGAAGCCTTACGCCCGGCGTTATCTTCTCTTGATAAATTGGAGTATGAACCCAAAGCCGCGGCTCAGTTTTCCGATGAGGGAAAAATGCGCTTAAAAGCTTTATCTGATTTATTAACTCAGATTGATGACAAGGGTTTTGATGTCCCTGCGGTGGAAAATTGCATACATAAATATGTAGAAGATAATAGTCTTAAATTTAAACAAGTTGGACCTGTTTTAAGAGCGGCTTTAACCGGACAGAGCGGCGGACCGTCTTTGCCTGAGTTTATGAGTGCTATCGGGAAAAACAACACTTTGTTAAGGATAAAAAAAGTATTACTTTAAAGTATCTTTTTGTATTTTATAATCATATTACTTTTGGGGTTTTAAAAATGTCTGATGCAACCGGTGTTTTGATTATTGAAGACAGTCCTGTGCAGGCAAAAATAATTCGTAAACAAATAGAGGCTCTTACCCAATTTAATTGTGTCTGTGCTTATTCTTTAAACGAGGCTGCAGATATTTTAAAGCGTCAGGGTAATAACTTTTTTATTGCGATTGTTGATTTAAACTTGCCTGATGCCCCTGATGGTGAGGCTGCTGATTTATGTTTGGCAAGCAATCTTACTACAATTGTTTTAACCGCTACTTTTAACGAACAATTGAGAGCCGGGTTTATTGATCGTCGGGTTGCCGATTATTTCTTTAAAGGTAGCATTGATGACATGGAACCGCTAGTAAATAGCATAGAAAGAATTTATCGCAACGGCAAAGTCAAAGCCATGGTGGTAGATGATTCTAAAACTCAGCGTCATATTATTCGTCACCTGCTTGAAGTTCATCGCTTTACGGTTTTAGAAGCCGAAGACGGTATCGACGCATTGAAAAAACTTAAAGAAAATCCTGATATTACAATGATTATTACTGATTTCCAAATGCCAAAGATGGACGGACTTGAACTAGTTAGAGAAGTTCGGAGAAAATATCGCTCATATCAGTTATCAATTATTGGTGTATCTTCAGCAGGTTCAGGGTCTTTAACGGCACAGTTTTTAAAAAACGGAGCAAACGATTTTTTAACCAAGCCGTTTGAAGTAGAAGAATTTTATTGGCGGGTTAACCAAAACATAGAAACACTTGAAGTTATGTCGGCTTTGAAAGAATGTCGTAAAGTTATGAACGAAGCTCGTGATAGTTAGAGTATAAGCAACATTTTTTCTTAGAAATATTTATGTTTTAACTATGCTTATTCAAATTTCAAACTCAAATTTTTATTTGGCTTGAATTGATTTGCAGGATTGGAATAATTTTGTTAAAAACTCTAAAAAAAGGGAGTGGCTTTAAGGTTTCTTCCTTTACCCGTCCAGACTTTAGACCGCGGTGGTCATAAAGCCATTCCCATCGGGCGGGTTTTTTATTTATAAAGTTGATCGAGATCATAATGGATAAGTTAGAAAAAGAAGTTATACAAGTTACTAAAGAGTTGGTTGTAAAATTTATTGAAGCCGGAAGGGTTTCGCCGGCAAATTTTAACGAAGTTTTTCGCCAAACTTATAGTGTTGTCTCTGATACAATTTTACATTCAACGAAAGATAATAGCTTGAAAAATGATGCAAAAGTTAAAGCCGATAGCTCAAATGAGACACACACAAAATAGCTTGTTTGTATTATAATAAAGAGAGACTGTTTGAAAATAAGGAATAATATTCGGCTATGAAGCAAACGTCTGAAATTTTATCAGCACCCAATCCCAAAAATATCGATAGTTTCCCTAATGTTACACCAGACCAAGAAGTAAACGAGAAGCGAGATAAAAAAAATAGTGCGTCTCAAAATGTTTGTCCTGATCCTTTTGCTCAGGGAATAAACTCTATGTTTGGGCGTATTGCAAACTCGTATGATTTTTTGAATCATGCCTTGAGTCTCGGAGTCGATTTGTATTGGCGCAAGGTATTGGTTAATGAACTCTTAAAAGATTTTGATTTAGATAAAAAAGATACTTTAAAAGTTTTAGATTTGGCAACCGGTACTTTTGATGTTGCCCTTTCGTTATATCGAAATACACTTAAATATCAATCACTTAAGTTAAATATTGCGGCGATTGACTTATGTACACCCATGCTGATTGCAGGCAAAAACAAACTGTTAAAAAATAAAGCCGAAAGTAAAATTTTTCCCCTTACCGCAAACGGAGTTTCTCTTCCTTTAGCTGATAATAGTATGGATTTGGCGTGTGTTTCGTTTGGAATTCGCAATATTTCACCTAGGGAAGCCTCGCTTGAAGAATTTTTTAGAGTCTTAAAGCCCGGTGGAAAACTTTGTATTTTAGAGTTTGGTTCAGCTAAAAAACCTATTTGGGGCGGATTTTATAATTTTTACTTAAATAAAATACTCCCAAAGGTCGGAGCTATTGTTTCAGGTGATAAAACCGCCTATCAATATCTGGCGGAAAGTATCAAAGCTTTTCCTTTGGCTGATGAACTAAAAAGCGAAATTAGTAAGGCGAACTTTAAACAAGTAAAATATCGTTCTTTAAATGCCGGTATTGTTTACCTGCATTCTGCTTATAAATAATTTAAAAACAAAGCGTAAGAAATATGGAATTAAATTGGCAGTTATTAATTACCGCATTGGGTTTAGCACTGGTTTTTGAGGGTGCTTCTTATGTTTTAATGGCAAAAAAAATGCGTAATTTATTGATAACTTTATCTTTGGCGAGTCCTGATGCTTTGCGTTTTGGCGGATTGCTTTGTATGGCGTTTGGAGTTCTTTTGGTTTGGTTGGTTCGAGGATAGTCTTTG
Encoded here:
- a CDS encoding ubiquinone/menaquinone biosynthesis methyltransferase; its protein translation is MKQTSEILSAPNPKNIDSFPNVTPDQEVNEKRDKKNSASQNVCPDPFAQGINSMFGRIANSYDFLNHALSLGVDLYWRKVLVNELLKDFDLDKKDTLKVLDLATGTFDVALSLYRNTLKYQSLKLNIAAIDLCTPMLIAGKNKLLKNKAESKIFPLTANGVSLPLADNSMDLACVSFGIRNISPREASLEEFFRVLKPGGKLCILEFGSAKKPIWGGFYNFYLNKILPKVGAIVSGDKTAYQYLAESIKAFPLADELKSEISKANFKQVKYRSLNAGIVYLHSAYK
- a CDS encoding DUF2065 domain-containing protein — encoded protein: MELNWQLLITALGLALVFEGASYVLMAKKMRNLLITLSLASPDALRFGGLLCMAFGVLLVWLVRG
- a CDS encoding response regulator codes for the protein MSDATGVLIIEDSPVQAKIIRKQIEALTQFNCVCAYSLNEAADILKRQGNNFFIAIVDLNLPDAPDGEAADLCLASNLTTIVLTATFNEQLRAGFIDRRVADYFFKGSIDDMEPLVNSIERIYRNGKVKAMVVDDSKTQRHIIRHLLEVHRFTVLEAEDGIDALKKLKENPDITMIITDFQMPKMDGLELVREVRRKYRSYQLSIIGVSSAGSGSLTAQFLKNGANDFLTKPFEVEEFYWRVNQNIETLEVMSALKECRKVMNEARDS